TCCTTCATCTCGGTAAGGTTTGCCACCGCCCGGCCGGGGACATAGCCGTCATCCTTCAGGACCGTCTTGATCTTCCGCCCGTGGACCCCGCCCTGGTCGTTGACGTACTTCGCCCAGGCCTCCATCGCGACGGCGGTGTTCCCCCAGGCGGCCGCGGGCCCCGACAGCGGCGTGGTCAGGCCGATCACGACCTCCGTGTCGGTGACGCCCGGGACCCGGCTCTGAGCCCAGGCGGCTCCGGAGAACAGAACGGTCAGCAGCAAGAGCAACGCGACGGCTTTGGCTCGCATGACGGACCCTCCTCTTGGGACTTCGCTAAGGGCTTCTGGCCAGGTTCGCCCGATCGGCTCGGGACCGCCCCATCTGTCGCCGAGGAATGTTGTTGAATGACGGGTCAGTCGCGATTGTAGGAGAAAGCCCGGCAGGTGTCAACGAACCGGCTGGCCGACCAAACCCCTCGCGCCGCGGCAGGATCGCTCCGGCGAACCGCCCGGCATTTCCAGGGCCCGATCACCGGCGCCGCGACACGAGTGTGGCGGGGATGACGGTGCCCTCGCCGAAGCGCCGCGCCAGCGTGTCGACGGCCCCGGCCAGCCGCGCGCGTCGGGCTGCGGGCTCGGCAAACAGGTCGAGCTGGCCCGAGTCGCGGGCGGCGAGCCCCGAAACCGACAGCCCGATGAGCCTCACCGGCTGTGTGAGTGGCACCCGTCCCAGGAGGCTCCGCGCGCGGCAGTAGATCTCCAGCCCGTCCTGGGTCGGCTCTCCCGTGTGGCTGCGGGTGAGGGTGCGGAAGTCTCTGAATCGGAGCTTCAGCGTGACGGTCCGCCCGCTGTAGCCGTCGTCGCGGAGCTCGCGGGCCACCCGCTCGGCCTGGGCGCGGAGCGTGAGCTCGAGGCGGCCGACGTCTCGATGATCGTTGGGGAACGTCTCCTCCGCCCCCATCGACTTGGGCGGCGCCCACGGCTCCACGGGGCGGTCGTCCCGCCCCCACGCCAGCTCGTGGAGGTGGGAGCCCGTCTTCCCGAATCGCCGCTCGAGGACGCCCACGGGAACCCGAGCGAGCTGGCCGATGGTCTCGATCCCCATGCGTCTGAGGGCGGCCGCCGTTACGCGCCCGACGCCCCAGAGCCGCTCCACCGGGAGCGGGTGCAGGAACGTCGCCTCCTCACCGGGGCGTACCTCCACCAGGCCGTCGGGCTTCTCCAGGTCGGAGGCGAGCTTGGCGAGGAACTTGTTCGGCGCCACGCCGGCCGACGCCGTCAGCCCGACCTCCTCACGGATGCGGCGCTTGATGGTCCGCGCGAGCTCGAGCGGCGGGCCAGAGAGCCGCTCGCTCCCGGTGACGTCGAGGAACGCCTCGTCCAGGGAGAGGGGCTCGATAAGGGGCGAGTACTCGGCCAGGATGGCCATGATCTCCTTGGAGACGCGCGCGTACTTCTCCATGTCCACGGCGAGGAAGACGGCCTGCGGGCAGAGCCGCGCCGCGCGTGAGATCGGCATGGCCGAGTGGACGCCGAAGCGCCGGGCCTCGTAGGACGCTGCCGACACGACCCCACGCCCACGGGGGTCGGCACCTACGATCACCGGTTTTCCCCGGAGCTCAGGGCGATCGCGCTGCTCCACCGAGGCGTAGAACGCGTCCATGTCCACGTGGACGATGGCGCGACCGTGCGCCGGCGGCACCACACGCGGCACTAGGTGGCTGGACCGGCGAGGCCGATCTGGGCGGCGACGCCCCCGAGGGCCTCGACCACGAAGGCGATGTGCTCATCCAGATCCACGCCCAGTTCCTCGGCTCCACGGTAGACATCATCCCGGTTCACGCTCCGCGCGAAGCCTTTGTCCTTGAGCTTCTTCTTCACCGAGGCCGGCTCCAGCCCGGCGATGGCCCTGCCGGGACGAACGAGGGCGCAGGCGGTGACGAAGCCCGACAGCTCGTCGCAGGCGTAAATGGCCCGGTCCAGGAGGGAGACCCGGGGACAGCCGGAGTAGTCTGCGTGGCTGAGGATCGCGTAGATCATCGGCTCGGGGACGCCGCGGGCCCGGAGCATCTCCGCCCCTTTCATCGGGTGCTGCGGGGCGGTCGGGTGAATCTCGTAATCGAAGTCGTGGAGCATTCCCACGATGCCCCACGTCTCCCGGTCGCCGCCGTACCTGTGCGCGTACGCGCGCATGGAGGCCTCCACCGCGAGCGCGTGCTTGCGGAGGCTGTCAGAGCGCGTGAACTCGGTGAGCACTCGCCAGGCGGCGGCGCGGTCGATCATCCGGAGTCGACCCTCGCCTCGTCGAGCCGCTTCTGCAGCGCCGCGACCTCGGCCTCGAGCCCGCGGATCCGCTCCAGGAGCTGCTCGATCGCCTTGAAGACCGGATCGGGGAGGTCCGTGTGCTCGAGATCGATTCCCGCGCCGACGCGTTGGCCGTCGCGGTAGATCACCTTCCCCGGGATCCCGACCACCACCGAGTTCGGCGGGACGTCGCTGACGACGACCGACCCGCCCCCGACCCGGCTACCGTCCCCGATCCTGATCGCACCGAGGATGGCTGCGCCCGTCCCCACGACCACGTTGTCGCCGAGCGTCGGGTGACGCTTCTCCCGCTTGAGGCTGGTCCCGCCGAGCGTCACCCCCTGGTAGAGCGTGCAGTTCTCGCCGATCCCGGTCGTCTCGCCGATGACCACGCCCATGCCGTGGTCGATGAACAGCCCGGGTCCGATCGTCGCGCCGGGGTGGATCTCGATCCCGGTGGAGAAGCGCCCCAGGTGAGAGATGAACCGCGCGGTCACGACCCACCCCCGGCGCCAGAACCCGTGGGCGACCCGGTAGCACCAGAGCGCGTGCACACCGGGGTAGCACAGGACCACCTCCCAGCGGCTGCGGGCCGCGGGGTCGCGCTCGAGGGCCGCCTGGATATCCCGCCGCATCGTCTCAAACACGCTGCACTCCTCCTCCCGAAGCCACCGCCGCGCTCTGGCGGCCCAGATAGTCCCGGGCCGCCGCCAGGAGGGCTCCCCGCACGATGTCAGCGGCGTGACGCCGATCATCCGGAAGCCCATCCACCGCGGCCTCCACGTCGGCCGCCGTCAGGTCCAGCACCTGCTCGACGGCGCGCCCCGTCGCCAGCTCGCTTCCGACGCTGGCCGCCGCGATCGTGGGCCCGCAGCCGTAGGTCTGGAAGCGCGCCTCCGCGACCTTGCCGTCCCGGACCCTCAGGTAGAACCTGACCACGTCGCCGCAGCCGCCGTACTCATCCTCGCCGACAGCGTCGGGATTCTGCATCATCCCGACGTTGCGGGGGTTGCGGAAATGCTCCACCAGCGTCGTGCTGTACCTCATAATCCCTCGCGCGATGCCTCCGGCTCGTTTCGAGCGCCCACCCACGCCGCCGGTGGGTACCCGCGCCGGGTACCCACGAAGTGGGTGCGCGCGCCAGCGCAGGGGGTCGGCGTGGGTGCGCCTCCCTCCGAGTGCCTCACGACACCGACGCGGGCGAGAGGCTCCGGAGCCGCTCGACGACGGGCGGGAGGACCTCCAGCACGTACGCGATGTCCGC
This window of the Candidatus Rokuibacteriota bacterium genome carries:
- a CDS encoding iron-sulfur cluster assembly scaffold protein, with the translated sequence MRYSTTLVEHFRNPRNVGMMQNPDAVGEDEYGGCGDVVRFYLRVRDGKVAEARFQTYGCGPTIAAASVGSELATGRAVEQVLDLTAADVEAAVDGLPDDRRHAADIVRGALLAAARDYLGRQSAAVASGGGVQRV
- a CDS encoding HDIG domain-containing protein, translated to MIDRAAAWRVLTEFTRSDSLRKHALAVEASMRAYAHRYGGDRETWGIVGMLHDFDYEIHPTAPQHPMKGAEMLRARGVPEPMIYAILSHADYSGCPRVSLLDRAIYACDELSGFVTACALVRPGRAIAGLEPASVKKKLKDKGFARSVNRDDVYRGAEELGVDLDEHIAFVVEALGGVAAQIGLAGPAT
- the cysE gene encoding serine O-acetyltransferase, whose amino-acid sequence is MIGVTPLTSCGEPSWRRPGTIWAARARRWLREEECSVFETMRRDIQAALERDPAARSRWEVVLCYPGVHALWCYRVAHGFWRRGWVVTARFISHLGRFSTGIEIHPGATIGPGLFIDHGMGVVIGETTGIGENCTLYQGVTLGGTSLKREKRHPTLGDNVVVGTGAAILGAIRIGDGSRVGGGSVVVSDVPPNSVVVGIPGKVIYRDGQRVGAGIDLEHTDLPDPVFKAIEQLLERIRGLEAEVAALQKRLDEARVDSG
- the dinB gene encoding DNA polymerase IV — encoded protein: MVPPAHGRAIVHVDMDAFYASVEQRDRPELRGKPVIVGADPRGRGVVSAASYEARRFGVHSAMPISRAARLCPQAVFLAVDMEKYARVSKEIMAILAEYSPLIEPLSLDEAFLDVTGSERLSGPPLELARTIKRRIREEVGLTASAGVAPNKFLAKLASDLEKPDGLVEVRPGEEATFLHPLPVERLWGVGRVTAAALRRMGIETIGQLARVPVGVLERRFGKTGSHLHELAWGRDDRPVEPWAPPKSMGAEETFPNDHRDVGRLELTLRAQAERVARELRDDGYSGRTVTLKLRFRDFRTLTRSHTGEPTQDGLEIYCRARSLLGRVPLTQPVRLIGLSVSGLAARDSGQLDLFAEPAARRARLAGAVDTLARRFGEGTVIPATLVSRRR